The nucleotide window CGATGAGCCATTTGCCGAGACCACGGCCTTGGTGTTTGGGAACCAGGTAGACGTCAGTGAGGTAGGCGAGGGTTGTGTAGTCGGTGACCATGCGAGCCATGCCAATTGGCGTCTTGCTCTCGCCAGACACAAGATAGACGCCCAGGGTCAGGCTGTTGTCGAGCATGGTGCATAGCGTGGCAGATGGGAGTGGTTTCGCCCAGAACACCTCTTCCGTCGCATAGACGTCTTGGACAAAGGCATGTGCAAGGAGCGATCGGTCAGAGGAGATGAGGTAGGTTTCCGTGCCGCATGTGCGCTCCCATTGAAACGTTCTCTTGTCCATCGTCGGGGATGGTTGCAATTGCTGTCGTCGCAGGTTTGGTGCTCGCTCGCAAATATACCCGTCGTTGACTCATCTAGCCGTCGGCCGCCGCGAAAAATTGATAACCTCGCGCCGTAGACGCCCGTTCCGACATCTTTTCCGTCGTCGTGGTCTACTCGAAACCAATTGTACTCAAGACCGATTGCGCAGAGGGGCTCATCATGTTTAATACCACCGAGCTCACCAAGACTTCTCCTCTTCACAGCATGGGCAACCCTGCGTTATCACCTTCCACAGATCTCCATGCACGTGCTTGGTGATGGCGCAACATCGACTAGGTACTATGTAGAGCACTCCTGCAGGAGACCGATATCAGATCTTTCTTTCATATCGTCATGGTACAGTACTAGACATAGCGGTGGCGTAAACTATTGCTCATGTCTTCAGATACATGTACCTGCATGAGGCTGCTCACGTGCGCACGCGTTGCGCGTCCGTGCCAAGAATCACCCCGCACAAACATCTTGCGCGCCCGCCAAACCTCACAGCCGATTCTATTTTTTCCTGGATGACGGCTGCACATCACCCCCAGACCTTCACCTAGCCTGTACTAACCTAGTAAACTCACTGTGGCGTATGCAGCCAGTCTTCTCTGCGTCCGCGTCATACTCCCAGGGAAGTTATGACGTAACCGTCGAAGTGTTCCCTGATAAGCTCAATGACGGCTTCAACTCCGATAATGGCAAGGTCAAGCTCAATAGATTTGATTGGTGGAGAGTGGTTACGCAATACACTACCATGTACAAGTTAAGATTAGACTGTGAAAGACGTAGCTAACGGCGAGATACAGAAGTCATCAAGAAGTCTTCGTTCCTGCAGAGATACACCAAGTATCGACCACAAATGTATTAACGGCCTTACCAATACTCAAGGTCCTGCATGCGGTTGTAAATCCCCAGTAAACATCGCAATCGAGCAATCCCAGGTATCTACTACGCGCATGTCAAGGGTCACCCGTGACAGCCAGTCCGGAACATAACCCGAAATCAACAA belongs to Pyrenophora tritici-repentis strain M4 chromosome 10, whole genome shotgun sequence and includes:
- a CDS encoding acetyltransferase — encoded protein: MDKRTFQWERTCGTETYLISSDRSLLAHAFVQDVYATEEVFWAKPLPSATLCTMLDNSLTLGVYLVSGESKTPIGMARMVTDYTTLAYLTDVYLVPKHQGRGLGKWLIACCRDFCLSMENLRFMVLLTASEQARALYRRELGMTKLDGVEEGLVCMGARKANLSGAPAATDAPSLQ